DNA sequence from the Paenibacillus physcomitrellae genome:
TTGTCTCTGGTGGTGGGAGACTCCCAAATTAAATACGGCAGCTTTATTCAAACCGTTATTGATTTTCTGCTGACGGCAGCGTCTATTTTTATATTCATCAAGCTGCTCGGCAGACTTAAGAAGAAAGAGGAGGACAAACCGGCAGCTCCTCCTGCCCCAAGCCGTGAAGAAGTGCTGCTGACGGAAATCCGGGACCTGCTGAAGCAGCAGCGTCAGGAATCCTAGAAGGCTGATTATGTCTGAAGTTAATCCCGAGTAGCAAAAAAAGGATCTTCTCACTCGAGAACGATCCTTTTTCTATTCCGGCATGAAAGGTAGTATTTATTTACTGAACCCCTCATAAATTTTTACAGCTGTGTCATAGTCATTGGCCGGGGCGGTTATTTGCAAGTTGGTGTGGCGACTTTCCCCGGCCTCAGGGCCGACAGGTTCATTAACGTCGATTTTCACTTGATCAAAGGCTCCTTTTTTCCAAATAGATCCGAAGGTAAATCCAGCAGGTTTGGAACCATCAACATAAAGTATCCGTCCCCATCCCGATAAAATGTCGCGATAGAAGATGATATCAAACATTTTATACGAAGGGTAATCATATTGGTCAAAAGAGATCCTTCCATGAAAGGATGGGTTCTTAAATAAGGGGCGGTACAGAGTACCTTTAATATGCAGGTTTATTTGTTCAACACTTGCCGGATCACCAGTTCTGTATTGAATGGCTGGGTAGTTGAGATTAATTGTTTTGGGAAAGCTGTATACGGCAAGGAATAGAGAGCAAAGAAACAGAAATATCAGGGTATAAAGCAATCTTTTTTTCATTTCTCATTCACCTCGATTAAGGGCGGGAAGGGTCGAATGCTCGTTCCTTTCCAAATTACATGGGATTACAAAAAAAGGATATTTTTTAATGATAAATGGAACATTAACCTTTTTTAAACGTTATTCAAATTGAATAATAAATGGGAAGCCTCTTAGCTTTAATACAAAACCAATCCTAATTAACGGCAACACAATGGTTCCCTTCCGTCAGATTTTTGAATCATTAGGCATGAATGTCAATTGGGATTCTAAGACTAAAAATATTATAGCAACAAAAGCTGACTTAACCATTAAAATGACACTGGATAGTTTTAAAGCAACTGTAAATAACAAAGAATTTATATTAACTCAAACCCCCTTTGATTCTCCTGATGGAATCGTATATGTAAATCTTAGATTTATAAGTGAAGCCGTTGGGGCAACAGTAAGTTGGGATAATGTTAAAAAGATCGCCTCTATCGATACTGAATAATCTTTATGGCCCCATTTGTTGGAGACTTCTTTTTTTAGATGGTAGGATAGTTATTACTTTTAATCGAGAACTCACTATATTAGAAACAATTTTATCTTGCTTTTAGGCACCTGGATATGATAAAATTCTTTTGTTGTGAATTCGGTGGTCCTCTGCGGATAATGAGGGAGACATGGGAGTCTCCGGAAGAGGCAAGAACACCTGAGTGGAAGGAGGGAGTCATAGATGAATATCGTTCAAGCGATTACGCAAGAACAACTTCGCAAGGATATCCCGAGCTTTCGTCCTGGTGACACTTTGAAAGTGCACGTTAAGGTTATCGAGGGATCTCGTGAGCGTATCCAGTTGTTTGAAGGTGTTGTTATCAAGCGTCGCGGTGGTGGAATCAGCGAAACTTTTACAGTTCGTAAAATTTCCAATGGTGTAGGTGTGGAAAGAACTTTCCCGCTTCATTCCCCAAAACTCGATAAAATCGAAGTGGCTCGCCGTGGTAAAGTGCGTCGTGCGAAGCTGTACTATCTTCGTGAACTTCGCGGTAAAGCAGCGAGAATTAAAGAAGTGCGTCGTTAATTCATATTTACGACCAACAGGGGGCTTGTTCATCAAGCCCCCTTGCTTTATCTAAAAATAAGCATGAAATTGGCCGATTTCGGTTGTTTTGCATTTAATTGGATAAATGGGGGCGTGATTTTCATGGAGCAGTCATACCAGGAGCAGAAGCAATCCCACCAGAGCCCGGACCGAAGAAAAAATGAAGCGGCTGAATGGCTGAAGGCGATCATCATAGCCGTCGTATTGGTTCTCCTGATTCGCTGGGTTCTGTTTACGCCCTTTATTGTAGACGGTCCTTCCATGCAGCCCAACTTTCATACTGGTGAAAGAATTATCGTCAATAAAGTCATTTATCATATGAGCAAGCCGAAACAAGGGGATGTCATCGTCTTCCATGTTCCGTCCGAAGGCCGAGACTTTATTAAACGGGTGATTGCTGTACCAGGCGACACGGTGAAGGTGGATGGTGATACAGTAACGGTAAACGGCAAAGTGCTGGATGAACCTTATCTGAAACAGGCGATCGAAGCGGCTCACCAGGAGAACAGGCTTTATAACGACGATACGCAGGATCAGCGGCGTCATTTCCCTAATGACCAGTTTACGGATGGAACGGTTCCGGAAGGCCATTTGTTTGTAATGGGGGATAACCGCTCGGACAGCGAAGACAGCCGTATGATTGGTTACATACCGTTCAAGGATATTGTAGGGCGCGCCGATCTTATTTTTTGGCCGTTTAAAGAAATACATTTTATAAGGCTTTAAGGGAAAAGTAAAAGGGAACTAGAGGTGAAAAATCATGACAATCCAGTGGTTCCCCGGGCATATGACCAAGGCGCGGCGGCAGATTCAGGAAAAGCTGGGGTTAATCGATGTAGTTATTGAGCTTGTCGATGCCCGATTGCCGCTGTCAAGCCGCAATCCGATGGTTGATGAAATCTTAAGCGGTAAGCCGAGAATGATCGTCTTGAACAAATCAGACTTGGCCGATCCGCAAATGACGAAGGAATGGCTGAATTATTTTACGGCTGAAGGTCATATAGCTCTGGAAGTAAACGCTTCAACAGGGCAAGGGACAAAAGACATTCCGAACAAAGCCAAAGAACTGTTTAAGGAAAAAATCGAACGGCAAATTGCCAAAGGAATCAAACCGCGGCCTGTACGGGCGTTAATCGTAGGGATTCCCAATGTGGGCAAATCAACGTTGATCAACCGGCTTGCCGGCAGAAATATAGCGATCACGGGCGACCGTCCGGGCGTTACAAAAGGTCAGCAGTGGATTAAGGTAGGCACCGAAATGGAGCTGCTGGATACACCGGGGATTTTGTGGCCTAAGTTTGAAGACCAAAATGTAGGTTACCGCCTGGCGGTTACGGGCGCAATCAAGGAAGAAATCCTCAATGTAGAGGATGTTGCTTTTTTTGCGATCAAATATTTGGCCCGCTATTATTGGCAGCCGCTTAAAGAGCGTTATGAGCTCGAACAGCCGCAGCCGCAGCCGCAGGATTTTGAGAATCCCGATGAAATCGTGGCGATTATGGAAGCGATCGGCCGGAAGAGAGGCTGTATTGTCAGCGGAGGCCGGGTGGATCTTGCTAAAGCTTCCGGTATCATTTTACGTGAGCTTCGTGCCGGGAAGACAGGCCGTTATACCATGGAGTCTCCTTTCTAGTCAGTATGGGACCGCAAATCTTGGAATCAAAAGCCGACGGCTGTGCCGCCGGTTTTTTGTGTTTTCAAAAGCTATTGGAACGGCGCGGGAGAACCGATATATATCCAAAAGAGTAAATTGGTAATTGCTGAAGCAGGCCTGCCCAGGGCTAGGCCGAGTTGTGTCCATGTGTTAATCTAGTAGGCGAGGGCATGAGAGAAGAACGGTCCTTAGGATTGGGTTGGACGGACGACAGGATCAAACAGGTGCTGATGAAGCATTGAAGGGATATAAAAAAGGATAAAAGCAGCCGGTTCACCGGCTGCTGCTTCAGATTGAAGCAAGAGGAGCTGCTGATGGAAGATTTGCTTGTTTATGAGAAAGAGTATTGGGGAAAATCTTACCGGCAAATTGCCGGTATTGATGAGGTCGGCCGCGGATGTTTGTTCGGAGATGTCGTGGCCGCAGCCGTTATTTTGCCGGAAGGCGTGATACTGGAAGGCGTTAATGATTCCAAGAAGCTCAGCGCCAAGAAAAGGGAACAGCTGTATGAAGAAATTATGCAAACGGCTCTTGCGGTAGGGATCGGTTTCGTTGACGCAGCTATGATTGATAAAATCAACATTAAACAGGCCGCGCGGCTGGCGATGAAGCAGGCGGTTGAAAGTATGGCAATTAGCCCAGATTTCCTGTTGGTGGACGCGGAAAGAGTAGATCTGCCGATACCGCAAATGGCTATTATTAAAGGAGATGCAAACAGCCAGTCCATTGCCGCAGCGTCTATTATTGCCAAGGTGACAAGAGACAGGCTGTGTCAAGGAGAATGGGATGCCAGGTATCCCGAATATGGCATTGCTGTACATAAAGGTTATGCGACCAAGCTGCACAGGGAACAGCTGCTGCTGCTTGGACCAACGCCGATGCACCGAAGAAGTTTCTTGACGAATTTGTTCACGGAACAGCAGCAGCTGTTCTAAGAGAACGGGGGATTGGATCGGAAAGATCCGTGAGCATCCGGTAATAAGTTAGGAAAGGGGGAGAACAGATGAATATCGGTCCAATTGTCAGAGGAGTTTTAGGCAAAAGCCAGCCTGCTGAAGCCAAAACGCTGGAACTTCGTACGGGGCAGGTTGTAAGAGGAACCGTACTGAGTGTAGCCGAAGATGGCACGGAGGCGGTTGTCGAGGTTCAGGGGGTGAAGTTAAAAGCAGCCTTGGAGACGCCGCTTCAGCAGGGCCAATCGATGATGATGCAGGTCCAGCCGCCCGGTCAGGATGGTTTAACGGTCTTCAAGCCATTGCCGTCCGGATCTGCCGCAGCCGGCCAGGACGGCAACGTGGAGCAGCTGCTGAAGCTTGCAGGGCTGAGCGATAATGCTGACAACCGGGAACTGGTCAGACTCATGCAGCAGGCCGGTTTGCCCGTGAACCGGGAGCAGGCGGATGTTTTGATCAAAACGCTGGCGGCCAAACCGCAGGAGGTTCCATTGCCCGAATGGATAAATGCTGCTGCCGTAGCCGTACAGCGAGGCCTTCCCTTAAGCGGAGAAGTGGTGGGCGGGCTGCGTCAGGCTATTTTTGGCCCGCCCGTTCATCAGCTGCTTGCTGCACTGGAGGAACAGCTTGCCGGGCTGCTCGGAGGCTCAGGGACGGAAGTGGACGGACAGCCGCCTCAAGGAGCCGGTGCCAAGGCAGCAGATGCAGCTGCAGTCTCGGTGAGACCTTCTGCGGCTGCTCCGGAAGGAACTGCCGATGCCGATGCAGCCTCGGTAGGACAGGGCAGAGCGGCTGCGGATAATGCGCAGGCAGGCGGAGCCGCCGCGGGTGCAGCGAAAGCCGCGGCTCCAGGAGTGGACGCTCTGCTGCAGAAGCTGCAGAGCGTCCTGGGCGAGCTGCGAAGCGAGCTCGCCGCCGGACGGGGCGACGTCCGCCCGGATCTGGCGGGCGTCGCCCGGGGAGCCGCAGCCGGAACAGAGACGGCTGCGGGTGGAAGCGCCGCGTCGGGCGAAGCGGCGCAGGCAAGTGCGCAGCCCGCATCTGGCGGGGCTGCGCAAGCCGGGCAGACCCACGAAACGGAGTCGTGGGTGGCCCGGGTGCTCAAGCTGCTCGGTGCAGAGCACGAGCAGCAGGCGGGCCGGGCGCTGCTGCAGCAGGCAGCGCCCAAAGCGGCGGCGGCGGAATCTGCGCCGCCGGGAGGAGCGCCGTCCTTGCGCAGCGCGGACGGCGGGCAGGCAGCAGGCGGCGAAGCCGCGCCTGCTGCTGGGTCAGCGCCGCCTGCCGCTGGCGGCGGCGCACAGAGCCCCGGGGCGGCTGTGCCGGCCCCGGGAGCCCCGGCCCCTGCCCCGGCGATGGCCGGGCAGGGCAGCCCTACACCTGCCGCCGCTGGGGCAGGTGATCCGGCGGCGGGCGGGCCTGAGGCCGCTCCCGCCAATCCGCCCGCTGCGCAGAGCAGCGCAGCAGGCGACAGCCACCGCAGAGGCGAAGCTGTCCGCGGCACTGAACAGGCTGCGGGGACGATGCTTCCCTCCGCGGAGCCTGCCGGCTCCCGGCCTGGTCAAGTTCCGGCCCATCTGCATGCGGCCGGCGACATTCCTGCGGGAGCCCCCGGACTTGGTGCCGGCTCGCCAAACGCAAGCGGCTCGCCGGCCCAGACTGTGCCAGCACCTGCAGATTCATCCGTGCTGGCCCTTAAAGATAATTTGAAAAGCCTTTTGCTGCAAATCATAGATACACCTGATGCACCGCCGCAGCTTCAGGAGGCGGCGAAACAGATGGTCCAGCAGCTTACCGGCCAGCAGCTGCTGCTGAATACGGACCGGACGGCTCCTTTTGCCCAGGTTACGATGTTTTTGCCTTTTGTTGGACCTGAAGGCGGAGAAACGGCCACGATCCAAATCCAGTCGCGCAGAGGCAAACGGGGAGAGCTTGACCCGGATAACTGCCGTTTGTGGTTTGATCTGAATATGTCCGCACTCGGAAAGCTGATGGTAGACGTTCAGGTTGCCGACAAGAAAGTTATTCTGCAAATTCACAGTGAAGGCGAAGCTGCGGGCGCTTTTTTGGAAGGTCGTCAGGAGGAAATAGGAACAGCCATTCAGGAAGCCGGTTACCGGCTTGTAGCAATGAGAACTGATTCTTATTTTACAGAGGAGGATAAACAGGAGAACCCCGTATCCCAAACCGGAGCAACCTCCTATGTTCCACCGGTTTATAAAGGAGTGGATTACCGGATATGAGCCATTTTGAATCCCAACAGGAGGAGCCGATCTACCGGAAGAAAGCGGTGGCTCTTAAATATGATCCCAGCGTAAGTGATGCTCCCACGGTGGCGGCTAAAGGTCAAGGTTATATGGCACAGCAGATTCTTGATCGGGCCGAAGAATTCGGCATTCCGGTTCAAGAGGACGCGAATTTGGTGGAGGTGCTGTCCAAACTGGACCTCGACCAGCAGATTCCCCCTGAGCTTTATACACTGGTAGCGGAAATTTTGAGTTTTATTTACCGTACGGACCGGGCGGCCAGAGGAGATTCCGGTTATGGCTTATAAGGACGGCAGGCCTGCTCCCGTTCCAGCTCCAAAAAAGAACCGCAAAATCACCGGCGCAGCGGGTGAGCAGGCGGCCGCAGAGCTGCTGCTTTCGGCGGATTACCGGATTGTGGAACGTAATTGGCGCTGCCGCAGCGGAGAACTGGATATTATTGCGAGCAAAGATGGAGTGCTTGTGATCGTAGAGGTCCGCAGCCGCAGTGCGGGAGCATTGAGGTTCGGCAGTCCTGCGGAATCCGTGAATACGCGAAAAATTCGGCAGGTGAGAGAAACGGCAGCCGTTTATCTTCACCAGACCGGTCAAACGATGTCTCCCGTCCGGTTTGATGTCATCGCGGTAATTTTGGACCAAGCCGGCCGGCCGGTCAGCACGGAGCATTTGATCGGTGTTTTCTAGGGAATAACGACTTGACTTTATTGCTGCCTGATTATACAATCAATTCAAACTTTATTGAGCGGAAGAATAAGGAAGCACCTTTTCTTGCAGCCATGTGTAGTGAATACATGAATGCAGAAGGGGTGTTTTTTTGTTATGTACGGCAAACTCTACAGCGCCTGCCTGTATGGCATCGACGGCGTTTTAATTGAAGTGGAGACTGACTTAAGCAGCGGACTGCCTATGGTATCTATTATCGGACTGCCGGATACGGCAGTGAGGGAAGCGGTAGAGCGGGTCCGTTCAGCAGTTAAAAACTGCGGGTACACCTTCCCGCTGCAGCGGATTACGATTAATTTGGCCCCTGCTGACCTTCGGAAGGAAGGTTCGGCTTTTGATTTGGCGATCGCCCTTGGTTTGCTGCAGGCAAGCGGGCAAATTCAGCTTCCTAATCCGCAGAAGCTGATGATCATCGGCGAATTATCGCTTGATGGAGGGCTTCGTCCGGTTACCGGTGTTCTGCCAATGGTGGATTTGGCGCGCAGGAAGGGCTTTGAGTCCGTGCTTTTGCCGGCTGCCAATGTAGCAGAAGCCTTGCTGCTGGAGGGAATGAAGATATACGGAATTCAACATTTGCGGGAATTGGCCTTTTTAAATGAAGGTTTAGTTCAACGTTCCCCGATCAGTACTCCAGCTGATTGCTCAAATCCGTCAAACCTGCCTGATTCATCCGCCTCTCGTAACCTTCCGATTCCATCCAGCCGCTCCAGGCAAAATCAGTTGGAAACCGGGCAGGAACGAATTTCGGCCATCATGGACCCGTGGTCTAAGCTGGAATATACGCGTGAAAATCAGGTTCACGTTGTTCGGGACGGGGAGAAGACGCTGAGTGCCGCAGCAGAAAATTATAGCGATGTCGTCGGTCAGAGACAGGTTAAACGGGCTTTGGTTATTGCTGCCGCGGGCATGCACAATCTGATTTTAATCGGGCCCCCGGGCACGGGGAAAACCATGCTGATCCGCAGACTGCCCGGAATTTTGCCCGACTTGTCCGAAGATGAGGCTTTGGAAGTGACGAAAATATACAGCGCAGCGGGGAAATTCAAGGAATTTTCGCAGGGGCTGCTGCGTAGAAGAGCCTTTCGGGCTCCCCACCATACGATTTCAGGTGCAGGATTAATAGGAGGCGGCGGAATTCCGAAACCAGGAGAGGTCAGCCTAGCCCATAAAGGGGTTTTGTTTCTGGATGAACTGCCTGAATTTTCTCGTAATGTGCTCGAAGTGCTTCGCCAGCCCCTGGAAGAACGGACGGTAACAATCAGCCGGTCCAGAGCGGCGTTTACGTATCCGGCTCATTTTTTGCTCGCTTCTTCGATGAATCCGTGCCACTGCGGCTTTCTCGGGAGTGAGCCTCCGCTGCCGGCCTGCACCTGCACGCCTTGGCGGATCCAGCAGTACCGTTCGCGGATATCGGGGCCGCTGCTGGACAGGATCGATCTCCAGTTGGAGGTGCCCCGGCCCAAGGAACTGCTGGCCGACGAACGTCCGGTTACCTCTGAAATGATGAAAGACCAGGTGCTGTTTGCCCAGGAACGGCAGAACCACAGGCTGCGCGGGATGGGGCTAAGCTGGAACAGCGAGCTTTCCGGGGCCAGACTCCGGAAGTCTGTGAATCTCAACAGAGCTGCGGAGCTGCTTATGAAATCTGCTTTTGAACAGCTTGGGCTCAGTATGCGGGCTTACGACCGGATCATCAAATTGGGACGTACTATCGCGGATTTGGAGGATCGCGAGCAGGTATCTGCCGAACATATTGCCGAAGCGATTCAATACCGGCAGCTGGACAAACGGATAGTCCTTCCGGGTGAGGAGTAAGACGGAAAATATTGCAGAAAAATGCCGAATCTCGCATTCATTCAAAACGGCTTTGTTAAAGCAATGTAATCGTTCTCAAAACGGAATAGGTTTCATATCAAAAAGATTTGTTTAAATCTTGAATTTTTTGAGGAAAGCGTTTTAAAAACATGCTAAAATAAATTGGGTTTATATTGATTAACCTCATAACCGTCCGTTGATAGGAGGATTCAAACCAGATGAATATCCATGAATATCAAGGAAAACAAGTATTGAAACAGTACGGTGTAGCCGTTCCGGAAGGCCATGTGGCTTTTTCGGTCGAAGAGGCCGTCCAGGCGGCCGAGAAATTGGGCACCCCGGTAGTGGTGGTTAAAGCCCAAATCCATGCGGGCGGCCGCGGCAAAGCGGGCGGAGTTAAAGTAGCCAAAGGGATAGACGAGGTAAGAAGTTATGCTCAGGAGCTGTTGGGCAAAGTGCTTGTTACGCATCAGACAGGCCCGGAAGGCAAAGAAGTGAAGAGACTGCTGATTGAGCAGGGCTGCGACATCAAGAAAGAATATTATATCGGCGTAGTGGTTGACCGTTCTACAGGGCGTGTTGTCATGATGGGTTCTGAAGAGGGCGGCACGGAGATCGAAGAAGTAGCCGCGCAAAGTCCGGAGAAGATTTTCAAAGAAGTCATTGATCCGGCTATCGGTCTGCAGGGTTTCCAGGCTCGCCGCTTGGCTTATGCCATTAACATTCCGAAAGAACTGGTGAACAAAGCCGTTAAGTTCATGCAGGCCCTTTATCAGGCTTTTGTGGACAAAGATTGCTCGATCGCCGAAATCAACCCTCTTGTAGTTACGGGTGACGGCGAAGTAATGGCGCTGGATGCCAAATTGAATTTTGACTCCAATGCGCTGTTCCGTCATAAAGAAATTTTGGAACTGCGTGATCTTGAAGAAGAAGACGAGAAGGAAATCGAAGCCTCCAAGTTTGATCTGAGTTATATCGCGCTGGACGGTAACATTGGCTGCATGGTTAACGGTGCAGGTCTGGCGATGGCTACGATGGATATTATCAAATATTACGGCGGCGAACCGGCCAACTTCCTGGATGTAGGGGGCGGTGCAACCGCAGAGAAGGTTACGGAAGCCTTTAAAATCATTTTGTCCGACCAGCAGGTAAAAGGAATTTTCGTTAATATCTTTGGCGGTATTATGCGCTGTGACGTTATTGCGTCCGGTATTGTGGAAGCTGCGAAGCAAGTAGGACTCAGCCGACCGCTGGTAGTTCGCCTTGAAGGCACAAACGTAGCGCTGGGCAAAGATATTTTGGCAGGCTCGGGCCTCGACATTGTGTCCGCTGATTCCATGGCTGACGGCGCACGCAAAATCGTTCAACTGGTCTCGTAGGTTTTGTAAGTCATACCTGCCGGATTTGTGAAAGTTTCCTGGTTTAACTATGTTGAATTTGAAGGAGGCCTTTGATATGAGCATTTTGGTTGACAAACATACGAAAGTCATCACCCAGGGGATAACGGGAGCTACAGGCTTGTTTCATACAAGAGGCGCTTTGGAATACGGGACGCAGATGGTCGGAGGCGTAACTCCGGGCAAAGGCGGCACGAATCTTGACATCGAACTTGAGAACGGCAAAGTCGTTACGTTGCCTATTTTCAACTCGGTAATCGAGGCCAAAGAGGAAACAGGTGCTACGGCCAGCGTTATTTACGTACCGCCTGCTTTTGCGGCTGATTCGATTATGGAAGCCGTTGATGCCGGAATGGAGCTTGTGATCTGTATTACGGAAGGAATTCCGGTGCTTGATATGGTTAAGGTCAAACGATTTATGGAAGGTAAAAATACCGTCCTGATCGGGCCTAACTGCCCTGGCGTTATCACACCTGGAGAATGCAAAATCGGCATTATGCCGGGCTATATCCATAAACCTGGACACGTTGGTGTCGTTTCCCGAAGCGGTACCTTGACTTATGAAGCGGTTCACCAGCTGTCTACGCGCGGATTGGGACAATCTACGGCAGTCGGTATCGGCGGTGACCCTGTTAAAGGTTCTGAATTTATCGATATTCTGGCCCGTTTCAACGAGGACCCTGATACCCATGCGGTTATCATGATCGGAGAAATCGGCGGAACAGCGGAAGAGGAAGCGGCAGAGTGGGTTCGCGACAATATGACGAAACCTGTCGTTGGTTTTATCGGCGGTGTTACCGCTCCTCCGGGAAAAAGAATGGGCCATGCCGGTGCCATCATTTCCGGCGGCAAAGGTACAGCGAAAGAGAAGATCGAAAAGCTGGAGTCCTGCGGGATCAAGGTGGCTCCTACGCCGGCCGAAATGGGTTCTACGCTGATCGAGGTGCTGGAAGCCAAAGGGCTGCTTGAGGGCTGCACTACTCATTAATATTTTGTCAATAGCTAGCTAAACAGGTAAAGGTAAGCAACCTTCCAACCGATCAGGGTGGAGGGTTGCTTATTTGTGTCTGTACGGGGAAATGCCCGCTTATTTGCATTAAATATACGAAAAATATGGGAAGTAAACCAGTGAAAGGTGCTGAAACGGATGGATAAAAGGGAACTGCTGATTGCCTTGAATGGAACCAAAGGAATAGGCTGGAAAACGATCTCGAGATTGATGGAACAAGGGGATTTAAGGGAAGTGGAGCATTTCGATGAGGCCGAATGGGGACGCCGGGGAGTAACGCCTTCAGCTGCCCGTAATTTGAAGCCGGAGCTGGATGAGCAAAATCGGCAGGTACGAAAGAAATTAATGGAAGCTAAAGGGATTATTCCGGTTACAATCTGGGACGAAGAATACCCTATATTATTGAAGGAAATTTCTCAGCCGCCGTGGGTGCTGTATACGATAGGACGAATAGAACTGCTGTCTTCTTTCTCCATTGCCATGGTCGGCACTCGTGTCCCTACTGCTTATGGCCGTAAAATGGGAGAGTCGCTGGCAGGTTCTCTGGCTGAGCAAGGGGTTAATGTGATCAGCGGTCTGGCCCGTGGGATTGATGGCGTGTGTCATCAGGCTGCGTTGAGGGCAGCCGGAGCCACAACCGCCGTTTTGGGAACGGCCGTCGACCAGCCTTATCCGCCTGAGAATCGTTTTTTGTATAAAGAAATTGCCGAAAAAGGTCTGATCGTGTCCGAATACCCGATTGGTACACCGCCTCATCCTGGCCTCTTTCCCCAGCGGAATCGGATTATTGCCGGCTTAACTCGCGGCACGGTTGTTGTGGAAGCGGATGAGCGGAGCGGTTCGTTGATTACGGCTGATGCGGCGCTGGAAGCAAACCGGGATGTTTTTGCCGTACCTGGTCCGGTCACTTCTCCTAAAAGCCGAGGGACCTTGAACCTGATCAAACAGGGTGCTAAATTGATAACGCATGCAGAGGATGTTTTGGAAGAGTACGGTTTTGCCCCTGCCCAGAAAATGCCTGAGGATGGAAACAAGTTGACAGAAGATGAACAGCGCATATACCATATGTTGGAGCAGGGAAACAGAAGTTTTGATGAGCTGTTAACCCTGAGCGGCTGGGAGTTTGGACTTTTGCATTCAGTTCTGTTATCTTTAATCATAAAAAAGCAGGCAGTACAATTGCCGGGCTCTATTTATAAGTTAATTTAAACGGATAATGCCAAACAAACGAAAGTAATCAAATTTTGTAAGCAAGTATTTTGTAAGGAAGAGAGGAGGGGACTCCCATGGCGGATTCATTAGTTATCGTGGAATCACCAGCGAAAGCGAAAACGATCGGCAAATATTTGGGCAGTAAGTTTATCGTGAAAGCTTCGATGGGCCATGTTCGAGATTTGCCTAAAAGTCAAATCGGGGTTGAGGTTGAGAATGATTTTAATCCCAAATATATAACCATCCGCGGAAAAGGTTCCGTACTGAAAGAATTAAAGGACGCCAGAAAAAAAGTCAAAAAAGTATATCTGGCGGCTGACCCCGATCGCGAAGGGGAGGCTATCGCTTGGCATTTGGCCCATGTACTTGACTTGGAGGAAGGCGAAAGCTGCCGGGTCGTTTTCAATGAAATTACGAAGCAGGCTGTTAAAGATGCCTTCAAGACGCCGCGCAAGATAAATATGGATCTGGTAAACGCGCAGCAGGCCCGCCGTATTCTTGACCGGCTGGTAGGTTACAAGATCAGCCCTCTTTTATGGAAGAAAGTCAAAAAAGGGTTATCCGCCGGACGTGTTCAGTCGGTAGCCGTTAAAATCATTTTGGATCGTGAGAATGAGATTTCGGAATTTGTTCCAGAAGAATACTGGAGCATTACAGCCGGACTGAAGACGGGCAGCACGGCTTTCGAAGCCAAGTTCCACAAGCTGGCCGGAGAGAAAAAGGAGCTTCACAGCGAAGCGGATGTTCAGGAAGTGCTTAAGGCAATCGAGAATGCAGAGTATACGGTGGGCACCGTTAAAGAGAAGGAACGCCAAAGACATCCGGCGCCGCCTTTTACGACAAGCTCACTACAGCAGGAAGCGGCTCGAAAGCTGAATTTCCGTGCAGCTAAAACGATGTCTGTTGCCCAGCAGCTTTATGAGGGCGTAGACCTTGGCAAGGAAGGTACGGTTGGTCTTATTACCTACATGCGTACGGATTCCACCCGGATCGCCGAATCGGCGCAAGGGGAAGCCAAAGCTTTTATCGTGGAAAAGTATGGAGAGG
Encoded proteins:
- the mscL gene encoding large conductance mechanosensitive channel protein MscL, with amino-acid sequence MWKEFRAFAFKGNVLDLAIGVVIGAAFGKIVTSIVNDLITPIIGIIIGGLNFSGLSLVVGDSQIKYGSFIQTVIDFLLTAASIFIFIKLLGRLKKKEEDKPAAPPAPSREEVLLTEIRDLLKQQRQES
- a CDS encoding copper amine oxidase N-terminal domain-containing protein, producing MNGKPLSFNTKPILINGNTMVPFRQIFESLGMNVNWDSKTKNIIATKADLTIKMTLDSFKATVNNKEFILTQTPFDSPDGIVYVNLRFISEAVGATVSWDNVKKIASIDTE
- the rplS gene encoding 50S ribosomal protein L19, with the protein product MNIVQAITQEQLRKDIPSFRPGDTLKVHVKVIEGSRERIQLFEGVVIKRRGGGISETFTVRKISNGVGVERTFPLHSPKLDKIEVARRGKVRRAKLYYLRELRGKAARIKEVRR
- the lepB gene encoding signal peptidase I, whose protein sequence is MEQSYQEQKQSHQSPDRRKNEAAEWLKAIIIAVVLVLLIRWVLFTPFIVDGPSMQPNFHTGERIIVNKVIYHMSKPKQGDVIVFHVPSEGRDFIKRVIAVPGDTVKVDGDTVTVNGKVLDEPYLKQAIEAAHQENRLYNDDTQDQRRHFPNDQFTDGTVPEGHLFVMGDNRSDSEDSRMIGYIPFKDIVGRADLIFWPFKEIHFIRL
- the ylqF gene encoding ribosome biogenesis GTPase YlqF; this translates as MTIQWFPGHMTKARRQIQEKLGLIDVVIELVDARLPLSSRNPMVDEILSGKPRMIVLNKSDLADPQMTKEWLNYFTAEGHIALEVNASTGQGTKDIPNKAKELFKEKIERQIAKGIKPRPVRALIVGIPNVGKSTLINRLAGRNIAITGDRPGVTKGQQWIKVGTEMELLDTPGILWPKFEDQNVGYRLAVTGAIKEEILNVEDVAFFAIKYLARYYWQPLKERYELEQPQPQPQDFENPDEIVAIMEAIGRKRGCIVSGGRVDLAKASGIILRELRAGKTGRYTMESPF
- a CDS encoding ribonuclease HII, which encodes MKQEELLMEDLLVYEKEYWGKSYRQIAGIDEVGRGCLFGDVVAAAVILPEGVILEGVNDSKKLSAKKREQLYEEIMQTALAVGIGFVDAAMIDKINIKQAARLAMKQAVESMAISPDFLLVDAERVDLPIPQMAIIKGDANSQSIAAASIIAKVTRDRLCQGEWDARYPEYGIAVHKGYATKLHREQLLLLGPTPMHRRSFLTNLFTEQQQLF
- a CDS encoding EscU/YscU/HrcU family type III secretion system export apparatus switch protein gives rise to the protein MSHFESQQEEPIYRKKAVALKYDPSVSDAPTVAAKGQGYMAQQILDRAEEFGIPVQEDANLVEVLSKLDLDQQIPPELYTLVAEILSFIYRTDRAARGDSGYGL
- a CDS encoding YraN family protein, with translation MAYKDGRPAPVPAPKKNRKITGAAGEQAAAELLLSADYRIVERNWRCRSGELDIIASKDGVLVIVEVRSRSAGALRFGSPAESVNTRKIRQVRETAAVYLHQTGQTMSPVRFDVIAVILDQAGRPVSTEHLIGVF